One genomic segment of Mycolicibacterium chubuense NBB4 includes these proteins:
- a CDS encoding coiled-coil domain-containing protein: MTIPSTRLRYSLGRIVCGLATAALLLALPLGDVKADPADDALARLNKLSQQALQSREAVTAAQRDEDAKAAERAAADDRHRADLSALDLANSQLQPYQAAVNRLAAMSYMSGGDSQAAAVLTATSPQHLIDRLAVQRVVDATTAEQMKAYRATRERAASAAQASEKSAADARTAAERAAPVRADLQAKWKELLRQIAAAEAQYAALTPQQQAVIDAAVPPPPPAPQDPAIVAMPGLPPGDLAPPPVAAVPEIPDALPVGVANEAGLQPNTVLVARAVSARFPQIATIDGVRPDSKPWHPRGLAIDIMIPNPGSPEGIALGDQIRAFAMANAGRFGLQDVIWRGTYSTPDGPQATGYGHYDHVHITTTPRG; encoded by the coding sequence GTGACAATCCCCTCAACCAGGCTGCGCTACTCGCTTGGACGCATCGTGTGCGGTTTGGCGACCGCCGCCCTGCTGCTGGCCCTGCCCCTAGGCGACGTCAAGGCAGACCCCGCAGACGACGCGCTGGCCCGTCTCAACAAGTTGTCGCAGCAGGCGCTGCAGAGCCGCGAAGCCGTCACCGCGGCCCAGCGCGATGAGGACGCCAAAGCCGCTGAGCGGGCCGCAGCCGATGACCGCCACCGCGCAGACCTGTCCGCGTTGGACCTCGCGAACTCCCAGCTGCAGCCCTATCAGGCAGCGGTCAACCGGCTCGCGGCGATGAGCTACATGAGTGGCGGCGACAGTCAGGCGGCGGCGGTGCTCACCGCGACCTCGCCGCAGCACCTCATCGACAGGCTGGCGGTGCAGCGGGTGGTGGACGCCACGACCGCCGAACAGATGAAGGCGTACCGAGCGACGCGCGAGCGCGCGGCCTCCGCCGCGCAGGCCTCGGAGAAGTCGGCCGCCGACGCCCGCACCGCGGCCGAGCGAGCCGCCCCTGTCCGCGCGGACCTGCAGGCCAAATGGAAGGAACTGCTCCGCCAGATCGCCGCCGCCGAGGCGCAGTACGCGGCGCTGACACCGCAGCAGCAGGCGGTGATCGACGCCGCAGTGCCGCCGCCACCGCCCGCGCCGCAGGATCCGGCGATCGTCGCGATGCCCGGCCTACCCCCGGGTGACCTGGCTCCGCCACCCGTGGCCGCCGTCCCCGAGATTCCCGACGCCTTGCCCGTCGGCGTCGCCAATGAAGCTGGGCTACAGCCGAATACGGTCCTGGTCGCCCGGGCCGTCAGTGCCCGGTTTCCTCAGATCGCCACCATCGACGGAGTGCGGCCGGACTCGAAGCCGTGGCATCCGCGCGGCCTCGCGATCGACATCATGATCCCCAACCCCGGCAGCCCCGAAGGCATCGCCCTCGGCGACCAGATCCGCGCGTTCGCGATGGCCAACGCGGGCCGGTTCGGATTGCAGGACGTGATCTGGCGGGGCACGTACTCCACGCCGGACGGTCCGCAGGCGACGGGTTACGGGCACTACGACCACGTGCACATCACCACGACTCCACGCGGCTGA
- a CDS encoding O-methyltransferase, whose product MPSTPLPVVLATLALRRRLKQLADRMVPPQIAMLDLGEGVGGVQVAAAIAELGIADVLAEGPSTASQIAARIDCDGDTTHRLLRGAVACNLCTMNRRTGAVTLTRMGAVLRSDHPASLRAWMRYKGMRSTVDAWGGLAASVRSGRSAFEIVHGMSVWDWYAAHPDEQRVFAATMRQATEISARAIARAYPWPDGAVVCDVAGGIGTLLSTIVAEARVRGVLVDSAGMLAEAERFLAERGVADRIDRVEGDIFGTVNVTADVYTIKDVLHDWDDERCRKILAAVAASMPTGSKLLVIEYLQQRNRPNPFSPLLDLHTLTQRDGGRLRSVAELSDLLIGAGLRPTGRVFSVVPHDLVEAEKI is encoded by the coding sequence ATGCCGTCGACGCCCCTTCCAGTGGTGCTGGCCACGCTCGCACTGCGGCGCAGGCTCAAGCAGCTCGCAGACAGGATGGTTCCCCCGCAGATCGCCATGCTGGACCTCGGCGAGGGTGTCGGCGGCGTTCAGGTCGCTGCAGCGATCGCCGAACTCGGCATCGCCGACGTGCTCGCCGAGGGGCCCAGCACGGCATCGCAGATCGCTGCCCGCATCGACTGTGATGGGGACACCACGCATCGTCTGCTGCGCGGCGCGGTCGCGTGCAATCTGTGCACGATGAACCGCCGGACCGGTGCGGTGACGCTGACGCGAATGGGAGCGGTGCTGCGCAGCGATCACCCCGCCTCGCTGCGGGCGTGGATGCGCTACAAGGGAATGCGGTCGACCGTCGACGCCTGGGGTGGCCTGGCCGCCAGCGTGCGCAGCGGCCGAAGCGCATTCGAGATCGTGCACGGCATGTCGGTGTGGGACTGGTACGCCGCGCACCCCGACGAGCAACGCGTGTTCGCGGCGACGATGCGCCAGGCCACCGAGATCAGTGCCCGCGCCATCGCCCGGGCCTACCCGTGGCCGGACGGGGCGGTGGTGTGCGACGTCGCCGGTGGGATCGGCACGCTGCTGTCGACGATCGTGGCCGAGGCCCGTGTGCGCGGCGTGCTGGTCGACAGCGCGGGGATGCTCGCCGAGGCGGAACGATTCCTCGCCGAGCGCGGGGTCGCCGACCGCATCGATCGCGTCGAGGGCGACATCTTCGGCACTGTCAACGTGACCGCCGACGTGTACACGATCAAGGATGTACTGCACGACTGGGACGATGAGCGCTGCAGAAAGATTCTCGCCGCGGTGGCGGCGAGTATGCCGACTGGCAGCAAGCTCCTGGTGATCGAGTACCTGCAGCAACGCAATCGGCCGAATCCGTTCTCACCGCTTCTCGACCTCCACACGCTGACCCAACGAGACGGCGGCCGGCTGCGCTCGGTGGCCGAACTGTCGGACCTGCTCATCGGCGCGGGCCTGCGGCCTACCGGCCGGGTGTTCTCGGTGGTACCGCACGACCTGGTCGAGGCAGAGAAGATCTGA
- a CDS encoding dihydrofolate reductase family protein, with translation MAQLLRVQNFNVSSDGIGAGEDQSVDRPFGHVHPEQLFAWAGATASWPMRTDPGGSRGLDDYFTRDYPRNIGAEIMGRNKFGPQRGPWQDHEWCGWWGDEPPFRTPVFVMTHHKRPSFTLSDTTFHFVEGDPATVLEQAREAAQGKDVRLGGGVSTIRQFLDAGLVDTMHVAVSPVELGSGLRLWESPDELLDRFHLDVVPSPSGVTHHLFWRK, from the coding sequence GTGGCCCAGTTACTGAGAGTCCAGAACTTCAACGTCTCGAGTGACGGAATCGGCGCTGGCGAGGACCAGAGTGTCGACCGTCCGTTCGGCCACGTCCATCCCGAGCAGCTGTTCGCCTGGGCGGGGGCTACGGCGAGCTGGCCTATGCGCACTGACCCCGGGGGCAGCCGGGGCCTCGATGACTACTTCACCCGAGACTACCCACGCAATATCGGTGCCGAGATCATGGGCCGCAACAAGTTCGGGCCCCAGCGCGGGCCCTGGCAGGACCACGAATGGTGCGGCTGGTGGGGTGACGAGCCCCCGTTCCGTACGCCGGTGTTCGTCATGACCCATCACAAGCGTCCCTCGTTCACACTCTCCGACACCACGTTCCACTTCGTCGAAGGCGACCCGGCCACGGTCCTCGAGCAAGCACGGGAAGCCGCGCAGGGCAAAGACGTGCGACTCGGCGGCGGGGTGAGCACCATCCGTCAGTTCCTCGACGCCGGCCTCGTCGACACCATGCATGTGGCAGTCTCGCCGGTCGAGCTCGGTTCTGGGCTGCGACTCTGGGAGTCACCCGATGAGCTGCTCGACCGGTTTCATCTCGACGTCGTGCCAAGCCCGAGCGGGGTGACGCATCACCTGTTCTGGCGAAAGTGA
- a CDS encoding TetR/AcrR family transcriptional regulator: MHTRERILRAAAEMIAEDATTTLSVRAVAVRAGVSTGSLRFHFPTQRALQDEVLTRIYRHFIPDEPIHDSSRPARERLVDCLRQVLAAAGVGDEARKAWGAAYEHFIAPEPSEKVRKAYLAQERVSAGRVEYWLGVLADEGALPRDDFPRKVRFLLTVLNGLSIQRALPSGESVLQAETETLYLAVDAVLGTGTS, encoded by the coding sequence ATGCACACCAGGGAGCGGATTCTGCGAGCGGCGGCAGAGATGATCGCCGAGGACGCCACCACCACGCTGAGCGTCCGTGCGGTCGCGGTGCGCGCCGGTGTGAGCACCGGATCGCTGCGATTTCACTTTCCGACCCAGCGCGCCCTCCAGGACGAGGTGCTGACGCGGATCTACCGGCACTTCATCCCCGACGAACCGATCCACGATTCGTCACGGCCCGCGAGAGAGCGACTCGTCGACTGCTTACGGCAGGTACTCGCCGCAGCCGGAGTCGGTGACGAAGCCCGAAAGGCTTGGGGCGCTGCGTATGAACATTTCATCGCACCTGAGCCCAGCGAGAAGGTCCGCAAGGCATATCTCGCCCAAGAACGAGTGTCTGCAGGGCGTGTCGAGTACTGGCTGGGCGTGTTGGCCGACGAAGGAGCCCTTCCGCGAGACGATTTCCCGCGAAAGGTGCGGTTTCTCCTGACCGTCCTCAACGGATTGTCGATCCAACGCGCCCTGCCGTCCGGTGAATCGGTCCTCCAGGCCGAGACCGAAACGCTGTACCTGGCCGTCGACGCGGTGCTCGGGACCGGAACGTCGTGA
- a CDS encoding dihydrofolate reductase family protein, producing MSRTNLSMSISADGYVAGPDQSEDHPLGIGGELLHGWHIGPAKDHPVNQQVAAEMLDGMGATIMGRNMFGPVRGEWGDSAWTGWWGEDPPYHCPVFVLTHYAHDPIVKDGGTTFHFVTDGVESAYAQAREVAGDRPISIAGGASCARQALSAGLVDEIDLQINPVILGSGERLFDGFEAGIPQLELVRVLQAPGVAHLRYRVVRPHDSRP from the coding sequence GTGAGCAGAACCAACCTGTCGATGTCGATATCGGCCGACGGCTACGTCGCAGGTCCCGACCAGAGCGAGGACCACCCCCTCGGTATCGGCGGCGAGCTGCTGCACGGCTGGCACATCGGGCCCGCCAAGGACCACCCGGTCAACCAGCAGGTGGCCGCGGAGATGCTCGACGGCATGGGCGCGACCATCATGGGCCGCAACATGTTCGGTCCCGTCCGCGGCGAATGGGGCGACTCGGCGTGGACCGGCTGGTGGGGTGAGGACCCGCCGTATCACTGCCCGGTGTTCGTGCTCACCCACTACGCGCACGACCCGATCGTGAAGGACGGCGGTACGACGTTCCACTTCGTCACCGACGGTGTCGAGTCGGCCTACGCGCAGGCTCGCGAGGTCGCCGGTGACCGGCCGATCAGCATCGCCGGCGGCGCGTCCTGCGCCCGCCAGGCGCTCAGTGCCGGTCTCGTCGACGAGATCGACCTTCAGATCAATCCGGTGATCCTCGGGTCGGGCGAGCGGCTGTTCGACGGGTTCGAGGCCGGCATCCCGCAGCTGGAACTGGTCCGCGTGCTGCAAGCGCCGGGGGTGGCTCACCTGCGCTACCGAGTGGTCCGGCCGCACGATTCGCGGCCGTAG
- a CDS encoding NADP-dependent oxidoreductase, which produces MKAVRYHQYGDSDVLHYEEAPRPVPGAGQVLVKVAATSFNPVDAGIRGGYLAEVYQISFPHIPGVDLAGTIAELGEGVQGWHVGDAVVAFLPLDADGAAAEYALAPADSLAAAPTSVPLADAAALPEAALTAWQSLSEIAGLTDGQTVLINGASGAVGGYAVQLAEQAGAIVTATATARDAERLRGLGADRIVDYIDYTQSPIEVEGAPFDVVLNLVSTTDEQTEALLGVVADGGFHVGTMVSGPQTPGRQVRTQRVFVRSDAAQLAELVSRVDDGGLRVEIADRRPLDQAAAVHEASDAGRLHGKTVLVPGQ; this is translated from the coding sequence ATGAAGGCTGTTCGATATCACCAGTACGGCGACAGCGACGTTCTGCACTACGAGGAAGCGCCGCGCCCGGTGCCCGGGGCGGGCCAGGTTCTGGTGAAGGTGGCCGCAACCTCGTTCAACCCGGTGGATGCCGGCATCCGCGGTGGCTACCTGGCCGAGGTGTACCAAATCTCCTTCCCGCACATTCCCGGCGTCGACCTGGCGGGGACGATCGCCGAGCTCGGTGAGGGCGTGCAGGGCTGGCACGTCGGCGACGCGGTCGTGGCGTTCCTGCCGCTGGATGCCGACGGCGCCGCGGCGGAATACGCACTCGCACCGGCTGATTCGCTGGCCGCCGCCCCGACGTCGGTGCCGCTGGCCGACGCGGCCGCCCTGCCGGAAGCCGCACTGACGGCCTGGCAGTCCCTGTCCGAGATCGCCGGGCTGACGGACGGTCAGACGGTGCTGATCAACGGAGCCTCAGGGGCCGTCGGCGGCTACGCCGTCCAGTTGGCCGAGCAGGCCGGCGCGATCGTCACCGCGACCGCTACGGCGCGTGACGCCGAGCGGCTGCGCGGCTTGGGCGCCGACCGGATCGTCGACTACATCGACTACACGCAGTCGCCGATCGAGGTCGAGGGTGCGCCGTTCGATGTGGTGCTCAACCTCGTCAGCACCACCGACGAGCAGACCGAAGCCCTCCTCGGTGTCGTCGCTGACGGCGGCTTCCATGTCGGCACCATGGTCTCCGGGCCACAAACTCCGGGGCGGCAGGTCCGCACGCAGCGAGTCTTCGTTCGCAGCGACGCTGCTCAACTCGCCGAACTGGTCAGCCGCGTCGACGATGGGGGACTGCGCGTGGAGATCGCCGACCGCCGTCCGCTCGACCAGGCCGCGGCCGTGCACGAAGCGTCCGATGCCGGCCGCCTGCACGGCAAGACCGTCCTCGTCCCAGGCCAATAG
- a CDS encoding RNA-binding S4 domain-containing protein, whose amino-acid sequence MESTRVDRWLWAVRLTKTRPDAAEACRGGHVRVNDRSAKPSTVVCPGDEVRALVGGRTRIVEVVRVIQKRVGAADAVTCYLDRTPPPPPAAPPPLAVRDRGAGRPTKRDRRLLDKWRARQG is encoded by the coding sequence ATGGAGTCGACCCGCGTGGACAGGTGGTTGTGGGCCGTCCGGTTGACCAAGACGCGGCCCGACGCCGCCGAGGCGTGCCGGGGTGGGCACGTTCGCGTCAACGACCGGTCGGCGAAACCGTCGACGGTGGTCTGCCCCGGTGACGAGGTCCGCGCCCTGGTCGGTGGCCGGACGCGGATCGTCGAGGTGGTGCGGGTGATCCAGAAGCGTGTCGGTGCGGCCGACGCCGTCACCTGCTACCTCGACCGCACTCCCCCGCCACCGCCCGCCGCACCGCCGCCGCTCGCCGTGCGTGACCGCGGCGCCGGACGCCCCACCAAACGGGACCGCCGGCTGTTGGACAAGTGGCGCGCCCGGCAGGGTTGA